One window from the genome of Mastacembelus armatus chromosome 18, fMasArm1.2, whole genome shotgun sequence encodes:
- the LOC113140991 gene encoding low affinity immunoglobulin gamma Fc region receptor II-like isoform X2, translating to MEVTALCTTLLLNMLLLLPAQCQSSPSAQGADAAYPRIEPDRLQFFEYESVSLNCSGFPGPAGWRVMRKQTNSGSSQWENSTRWLLLKPAFVSHSGEYWCESGEGERSRSVNISVTAADVILESPALPVMGGQTVTLRCRKWGHSNLPADFYKDGHLTGTGYDGEMIIESVSKSDEGFYKCSISGAAGASAESWLAVTGQT from the exons ATGGAGGTCACAGCGCTCTGCACCACACTCT TGCtgaacatgctgctgctgctccctgcTCAGTGTCAGAGCAGTCCCTCCGCTCAGGGAGCTG ATGCAGCGTATCCTCGTATTGAGCCCGACAGGCTGCAGTTCTTTGAATATGAATCCGTCTCGTTAAACTGTTCTGGGTTTCCCGGCCCGGCTGGATGGAGAGTGATGAGAAAACAAACCAACTCAGGTTCTTCTCAGTGGGAGAACTCGACTCGGTGGTTGCTCCTTAAACCTGCCTTTGTGTCCCACAGCGGAGAGTACTGGTGTGAgagtggagagggagagaggagcagaTCTGTCAACATCTCTGTCACTG CTGCTGATGTGATCCTGGAGAGTCCTGCTCTCCCTGTGATGGGGGGACAGACTGTCACTCTGCGCTGCAGAAAATGGGGACACTCCAACCTCCCAGCTGATTTCTATAAAGACGGACACCTGACTGGGACTGGATATGATGGAGAGATGATCATTGAGTCTGTTTCCAAGTCTGATGAAGGATTTTATAAGtgcagcatctctggagctgcAGGAGCATCAGCAGAGAGCTGGCTGGCTGTCACAGGTCAGACCTGA
- the LOC113140991 gene encoding low affinity immunoglobulin gamma Fc region receptor II-a-like isoform X1, with translation MKTSSSSSVCPVLNMLLLLPAQCQSSPSAQGADAAYPRIEPDRLQFFEYESVSLNCSGFPGPAGWRVMRKQTNSGSSQWENSTRWLLLKPAFVSHSGEYWCESGEGERSRSVNISVTAADVILESPALPVMGGQTVTLRCRKWGHSNLPADFYKDGHLTGTGYDGEMIIESVSKSDEGFYKCSISGAAGASAESWLAVTGQT, from the exons ATGAAAACATCCAGCTCCTCTTCTGTCTGTCCAGTGCtgaacatgctgctgctgctccctgcTCAGTGTCAGAGCAGTCCCTCCGCTCAGGGAGCTG ATGCAGCGTATCCTCGTATTGAGCCCGACAGGCTGCAGTTCTTTGAATATGAATCCGTCTCGTTAAACTGTTCTGGGTTTCCCGGCCCGGCTGGATGGAGAGTGATGAGAAAACAAACCAACTCAGGTTCTTCTCAGTGGGAGAACTCGACTCGGTGGTTGCTCCTTAAACCTGCCTTTGTGTCCCACAGCGGAGAGTACTGGTGTGAgagtggagagggagagaggagcagaTCTGTCAACATCTCTGTCACTG CTGCTGATGTGATCCTGGAGAGTCCTGCTCTCCCTGTGATGGGGGGACAGACTGTCACTCTGCGCTGCAGAAAATGGGGACACTCCAACCTCCCAGCTGATTTCTATAAAGACGGACACCTGACTGGGACTGGATATGATGGAGAGATGATCATTGAGTCTGTTTCCAAGTCTGATGAAGGATTTTATAAGtgcagcatctctggagctgcAGGAGCATCAGCAGAGAGCTGGCTGGCTGTCACAGGTCAGACCTGA
- the LOC117152757 gene encoding butyrophilin subfamily 3 member A2-like, translated as MTQDRLRSNLHDASCDRWTLLRSTIVLHYTLACVLLTPCCAGQNQVTGPSQTILVTAGDDVVLPCYLGPTVDASGKTVEWTKQDLEPRFVLVWRDGAELQNQKNPDYKGRTSLLIDKLTYGDVSLKVSRVRISDRGKYRCFTPSLGKESTVELVVGAVSFITINLKKNNTVSGAVELDCESKGWYPEPEVLWLDSEGNLLSAGPTETLRAPDDLYTVSSRLTVEKRHGNSFTCRVQQTRINQTRLTHIQLSAELFADASCSSASVGLIVVSLLGSVCAAAFIVWKRRQNQTRETKLQHQSAETEQLLAENKENREQVINALMEQENQLQNLNHQLKHEMTEMEKICGNIEEKVQSVEKETDSDRVKRYLELKGIMLETKHQLRQRKAKHQQLVYDTRTLVTKTQTVIQGIKVGKKETKNNKEETSEDVKETEETC; from the exons ATGACACAG GACAGGCTAAGATCTAATCTCCATGATGCCTCCTGTGACAGATGGACTCTGCTCAGGTCCACCATTGTTCTCCACTACACCTTGGCCTGTGTCCTCCTGACACCGTGCTGTGCAG GTCAGAACCAGGTGACTGGTCCATCTCAGACAATACTGGTGACAGCCGGTGACGACGTCGTTTTGCCGTGTTACCTGGGTCCTACGGTGGATGCTTCAGGCAAGACGGTGGAGTGGACCAAACAGGACCTGGAGCCCAGGTTCGTCCTGGTGTGGCGTGACGGTGCAGAGCTGCAGAATCAGAAAAATCCAGACTACAAGGGAAGAACATCACTGTTGATCGACAAGCTGACGTATGGAGACGTTTCCCTGAAAGTGTCCAGGGTGAGAATATCTGACCGGGGGAAATACAGGTGCTTTACTCCGAGTCTGGGGAAAGAATCCACCGTTGAACTGGTAGTAG GTGCTGTCTCTTTCATAACCATCAacctaaagaaaaacaatacagtCAGTGGAGCAGTGGAGCTGGACTGTGAGAGTAAAGGCTGGTATCCAGAGCCGGAGGTGTTGTGGCTGGACTCTGAGGGAAACCTCCTCTCTGCTGGACCTACGGAGACGCTCCGAGCTCCTGATGACCTCTATACTGTCAGCAGCAGactgacagtggagaagagacACGGCAACAGCTTCACCTGTAGAGTCCAACAGACCCGCATCAACCAGaccagactcacacacattcagctttcag CCGAACTCTTTGCAGATGCATCTTGTTCTTCTGCTTCTGTCGGGCTCATCGTGGTCTCTTTGCTCGGTTCGGTTTGTGCAGCAGCTTTTATTGTTTGGAAACGGAGACAGAACCAAACCAGAG AGACAAAGCTGCAGCATCAgtctgcagagacagagcagctttTAGCTGAGAACAAGGAGAACAGGGAACAGGTGATCAATGCACTGATGGAACAGGAGAACCAGCTGCAGAACCTGAACCATCAACTCAAACATGAGATGACTGAGATGGAGAAAATATGTGGGAACATTGAGGAGAAGGTTCAGTCAGTGGAGAAGgaaacagacagtgacagagtgAAGAGATACCTGGAACTGAAAGGAATCATGTTAGAGACCAAACATCAGCTGAGGCAGAGAAAAGCTAAACATCAACAACTGGTCTATGACACTCGGACACTAGTGACCAAAACACAGACTGTGATTCAGGGAATCAAAGTCGGgaagaaggaaacaaagaacaacaagGAGGAAACAAGTGAAGACgtgaaggagacagaggagacttGTTGA